The DNA window ACACGTTTTTTCCACATATCAAAGCTTCAAGTCAGACTGAGGCCGTTCTACTCAAGGAAGAGTCCAACTCCACTGCCATCGAGCTCTACGTGAGCATCAACGGCGTCAAGGTCATCTCAcatgaacacaaacatttaatGTATGGAATGTCTACATGTTTTGTGTGACGTTTGTCCGCAACTATTTCCCTCCAATATCCAAACGCTTCACATGAACTCACACTGCTCGATAGGAGACATATCATGCATTTCCCCCATATTAAAAGATAATAACAAATTGCCTCATTGAGTAACAATATtgactttgttgttttatgtcACGCTTGACGGGTTGGTCGGCACTCCAGAAATACAGCTTTTTGTATAAAACATGAAAGTTACTTGTCCCATAGGACTGGATTAAACCGATTGAGCTAATGTGTTATATGTCATGACTCTACATTACAtaatattctttttattttcagatttgtGTGAATGATGAGCTGGTTTTGAAGAGGTTTGCCATCCACAGCCAAGACTGTTCCAACAGCAGCAAGTTGGAGCAGATTAATGCTCTGCATTTTGGGATTTTAAACCGCTGCCCTAACACGCCTGGCAGCAGACCCCTAGCACAGGCAGCAGCTGCTCCACTTCAATTATCACCAGTGGAAACTGCACCTTCTCCAGGTAAGAAAAGGTTCAGCATATATATTCAGATAGAATcaccatttctttttcaaggCTTGGAAAAAATCGAAAGAAAATGGTCAACACGTTTATTTTTTACCCCAACCATTTCCAGATATCATCGTACGCCATCTACACAGGCATTTTCCCATTCAACCCACTAACTTTAACACAGGCAGAGGCTTGAGAGTATGGTCTATCACAACCATTAGGAGGTTTGTCGTTACCAGGATTTGAACGGTGGTTATTTGTGTCAAAGGCAGCAATCCACCAACCGTATTGTTCAGCTCCAAGTTATTGATCTTTTAATCTATCATCACTATTGAGGATGTAATTAACCCAGCCTTGCTAGTTGGAAAGTAGTAAAGCACGGTGTTTGTTGACTAGATAACAATTATTCAATGTGATGTAACCTTCAGTGATCCAGCGCGCTAAAACGGGAGTCTGTAATGGGATAACAGGGACCCCTCAGGTGAGTGTTTCTTCGTGAATGTCCCACAAAGTTGTCTttgtcatccattttttttcaatgtctgTTTCGTATACACGTAGTTTCAATTTGCTTTCATGGTTGCTTTTGTTCAGAGCCTAGAGTGTGAGGGAATCAGTAGGTCAAAGGATGGACAAGCATTACCAGGCAGCCGACCAGAGAGGTGAAAGTGCATCAGTGTGAATAaggtaaagaaagaaaaggtttAGTCATGTGACAGAATTGTCATTTCAGTGACTCATCAGAGGAATCTGACACGTCCTTGGCTGCTGTGTTCAAGTCCCATCTCAATCCGTTCAAGTGAGTGATGACATCACGCTCTCGTCTGAGTGGCCGGCAGCTGAAGATTGTGTGGTTGATGTCCCCGCAGGTCAATGAGGTCCCTCAATCCATCACATAGCTTTAAAGAGGCTGAGATAAGTGTAAGTCACATAAGGCATAAACAAAACTAATGGGAGGACACACAATGATAATTGTGTCATATGTGAACGTTACAGGGGAGTCAACCTGAGGAGCAGATTGAGTGTTCACCTCAGCATTCGTCCCGCTTATCAATCACAGGACAGGAAGTGTAAGAGGCCAGCTCAACACTACTCTGATATTTCAGCAACAGTGACACGGCAAAAAGAAATGAGAGAGATATCAGTTCAGGCTTTCTAAATTAATGGCCTTCAGACCTGGTGTCACTGGAACAGTAGGTGTCCGCAAGCTTTAGCTTGagggtttccaaaataatttcaataaAATCAACCTCTGTTGTATCATTTAAATTAAAGCATTTGTTAATAAAGGTAAcaacaccaaaataaaaacatgctaAATCAATTCTTCTTCCCGCTCTTAGTTTCGGGCCAGTTAAAAGCTCTAATATTATACTTCCTCACATACTGTAAACTTGACACTTCCATATAAATAAACTGGTTCTCTTGAAGAACACTATAGTAAAAAAGTCCATGATTTTCTTAGAGGACCCAGCCATCTTTTCTAGAAGTGAAGATATAATAATTGAGGGAAGTTgtatttttgaaattcactTGTTAAGATATGATGTCCTTCCTTCATTTAACTTtgaatttattaattttattatcTTAGATTGAAAATTCTTTGCAAGATTTCAGTTTTTCAAATATGATATTGCtcataaaattacaaatgttttgtcttAAATATGCATTTATTATTGCATTTAGACTTATCTCCAAAACATACAACTTAAATTTATgaagaaatatgtttttgtggaGCCCAAAAATTGAGTTGTATGAGGTATACCACAGAGAACACTTAAATGAACATCTCAAAACTACGAGAGACTCTGAGGATAAACcaagcatcaacatgcctcatGCGTGGAGCGTACAAATCAGTCAGTAATTTCATGGGAGGATAAAGTCAAATCCACCACATTTTAAAGTAGCAGGGAAATATCTATGCTGTGTAATTTTTGAGTCATTGGACCCACAAAGCTTGAAAACCGCTGgcctaaaatgaaaatacagcaAGCAATCAAACATGTAACATCAGCCTGAAGGTGTTGTGTGCATGTTTCAGCGCACTGCCTCCCGCCCAACTGGACGTGCTGAAGACAAGCAACAACAACTCTGCATGCGCAAGGTGTTTCTAAACAGTTGCAGTATTTCAAAATGGATCATATGTATCAGTATCAAATGCCTTTTTTCACCTCATGATGACCGTACTTCCACATTGAATCTGAACACTTTCCTTTCTTATTGCTGCTTGAAGACTTTTGGAGGGGTTGAATCCACAGCCTTTGAAATTTCCAtcagatgatgaagatgagccGGTAAGCCTGATTTTATTCACGGAGTCTTGTTAGCTGCTTCAAGTCCATGTGGCCACCTTGTTAAGAAGAAAGCATTATCAATATAAggtgatttttaattttttgttgtcAGGTGATTCTCGATGCTCCCAAGACGGGCGGCGTTCTGGTGCACTCTGCTGTCCCGATAGAGCCGTGTTCAAGTCTGGCTGACGCGCCCATCACCGAGTCACTTTGCAGGGTAGACAATGACCTACTGTGACTAATAGTGCTACAGTTGCCATTTTTGTTGACATGCTAAAAGCATTGTTGACAGGATTCTAATTCTTTGAAACTGGgccctttattattattaatttttgcaCCAAACAATCAGAAACCAATTTCTAGACACCAATTTCAATTTATACCAAACTTATTTTTTGGGACCGCCAAAGACTACTTGTGGTGAATAAAATACTGCCTTTTAGTGGAATATCTTCACATTGCATGCACATTGGAGCCCAGCAAATTTGTGGTTTTGCATTTATTAGTTCGCAAATTTGCTGATCATTTTATggcacttttttaaaatattttttcccattttaaaTTCACCTACCACAGATTTTTCACACTAATGTGATGAAGGTTGAACTCTTCCAAACTTTTAGATGTTTTCAGGATGCTGGAGTCTCAAATAGTAAGGTATCACAATCACACATAATgactcaaatatttttgtttttctgctgtCTCTAGATATTGCAGAGGAAGCAGGTCTGCTTGTCTTCCACAGACCTTCTAAGTTGGCCCTCTGTGGGTAGAGGGAACAACACCATAGTCATCTCGCATAGCGCTGACCAGCCTCAAGGCTACCTGGCCCCCCTTCTCAGCAACATACTGCTATGCACTATCTTCACCATCTCCTCCTCTACAGCTGGCGTGAGTGCACATTGCTAATATCTAATATAACCATTGTCTCTAGATTCTAGAAAGAAGACAAGCTGCCTGTGTTGTGTGCATTTGTAGCCGGTAGCAGTGGTGCTGTGTCCCGGCTGGGAGAAGGTCCAGCTGATATGCGACCTTCTAGAGGAGTGCAAGCTTACCCAGCGTCTCAATGCAACCAGCGTACTTCTTGGTGGTGGCAAAGATGAACCCAAAGCCTTCAAGATGCCCAAAGACTGTAAGTTACTAGAACATGCTTGCCCTATACCCCTCCGAATAGCAAAGTCAGGTCTTCCAGTTGAAACTGTAACAAATGCACATCGTGTAGCTTTGACCTACTCAACATCCAAATAAGTCTGCTTCCTGGTGGGTCACTTAGCAACCAGTGCCTAATAAAGTCCCATTCTGCCTTAGTCTCTACACTGTCCTGCGCTCTACCATGCTGTGGGACACTGTGCAGGCCAAGTGTTGTGGTTAGAACTGCCTTTCTATTTCTTCCTGTTTTCTGTTCAGGCCTATTGCTAGTGACCACTCCCTTCAGTCTGGTGCGTCTGCTGTCGTGTCACTGCTTTTTGTTCCTGCGTTTGAGTCACCTTGTGCTGGATGAGGCTGACCAGCTCTTCACGCTAGCGTCGGTCCAGGTGACACATTGGTGCTGTTGTAAAGTTTGGAATTTGGCCACAGTTATTATTCttccaaaaaacatttcatcggTAATGACACTTATACCATCATTGCTCCCTCCTCCTGCCAGATGGAGAAGATTTTGCAGCATTTTAAGAAGATCAGCTCCCGCCAGGAAATGTCCTCATGTCCACAACAACTGATCGCTGTGGCAAAGCGGTGGACGAGTCACATGGAGGCTTTGATAGCAGAGCACATGCCTTTTGCTAGTGTCCTCATAGCAGCTCCTGAAGAAGCGGCGCTGTATGGAAACGTGCAACAGGTCACTGCAGAAGAAACTCTGACCCTGTAActgggatgatgatgatgatgatgatgatgatgatgatatctTGTCTCAGCGTGTACTTATGACCTTGGAGAGGAGCAAGATCTCCACATTGTTGAGCGCATTGGATTTCAGCCCTGACGTGGGCCAGAAGACTCTCATTGTCTGCGACTCTACAGAAGAGGTTGAAAATGTCTACAAGGTGAGTAGTAATGACAAATCAGTGTTTTGAAGAAGTGTTGTATCATTACggaattaatttatttgatcaattacatttttttttcccacccaaatagctttttgttttgttgtgtccGCTGACCTTGATTACTAAAGCACAGTCAGTGTTGAAAACAACTTTCTATGTTGCCAATAACATGGTGCCCATTTATACTGTGGTAAAGCAATTAATTATTCACACGTTGGATACTTAATATGCATTTTCAAGCAGCAAATATATTTGAGATAAACTTAGTattataatgataataattaacttttcTTGTCTCCAACAGGCTGTAAGCTCTAAATCAGCATTCAGTCTAAAGATTCATGAGGACTTGATGCACACATTGAACTGTGTGCTCCAGCAGTGGGGCAAAGAAATTTGCCCTGGCGCACAAGTCATTCTGGGTAAAGCACAACGCATTTTACATCCTCACACTTTGGCAGTACTTCTCCGGGTCTGGATAACCATTGTctctttgaaaacatttgtctttGACCAAACGAAAGCTGTACAAGAACTGTACATTGACAAATGCGCATGGATGGTTTACACTTTTCTCAAGGTAGCTTCATACTGTCCACAAACACTTTGATGAGCAGTGAAATAAGCAATAAGCAAGGTTTACACTGCAGACAAATGCAGACACTTTTACTTTCCTCAGATCTGAAAatctgactttattttttcagattctgactttttgttGCCATTACAAACATGCAACTTTACTTTTGTaacaaaagtttatttttcaaacgCACGAGTTGATCATAAAATGGACctttttggaaaatatttgattttgaagTTGATCAGCCAACAAGATATgatcaaaaagaaagacatttttgattcTTGGTATATATATGTGACATGATTAATAAGAAAATCAACACTTATCAggaaattgcttttgtttcgtTTTAGTCACTGCCGGAGAGTGCCTGAAGTGTTTGGGGCTGACAGATGCTACCTGTGTGGTCCACTTTGGCTTCCCAAGTTCTCCCAAAATATTCGGAAGCAGACTCTCTTGCATGAGCCACAATTTCAGGAATCTCACCAACCTTGTAAGACCTGGCGGTTCATCAGGTGTTGTAGGTCTTCATCTGATGTGACTTTAATTCTATCTCTGCTTTCCTTCTCAAGCCTTCCCCTCAAGACTCAATGGCAAAAGTCTCTCAAGTCTGCAAGTCCTTGCTGCTGGTCTCTGAGAAGAATGCGCAGCACGTTGGTGGCCTGGTGCGCTACCTCAAACGAAGCCATGCTCTACTCCCTGCAGAGCTGCTGTCTTTCGCAGAGGCTGCCGACGTGGCCCGAGAGGAGCAAAAGACTGAGCGGCCACTATGTCACCACCTGAAGAGCTTTGGAATGTGCAGGTTTGAAGACTCCTCACAGCATAGAGTATGAAGGGGAAAAATACAGACTTTGTACAATCAATCAAGTTAGGGACTATCGGATATACAGTGAAACCCCTTTTCCAGACCCAAGCCGCAGTAGGAGCTAAATCATAATATTGAGAGATgatgtaaaaacattttaaacattaaaaatcacCAACAGGCATTAAGAATTTAAACAAAGtcagtctgctttattgtcaatttcttcacatgccaagacacacaaagagatcgaaattattcatattaaaatgaatgttttgaaataaaatatataaaggaAAATACTTCTTAGTAGGTACATTATTGCTGGTTAGAAGGGTAATTTATCTGCCTGTCTTAAATGATACCATATCTACAGCCAGTAGAGTTCAGTGCTGCCTAGCATGGTGTGCCGCAAAAACATAGGTTTAAATTTATCTCTGAGCTAATACcccaaatttattttaaatgatgtttgtttgtttctctgTGCAGGTTTGgtgctgtgtgtccagatcgcCACAGGCTCATTCCGCAACTGGATCAGTCCGAACTTCCTGCTTCTGGACTCATAGAGGTCACCATGCCACAATGCAACAGTACCAGCGATGGGGACTCGGGAATGTGGTTGATGACTTGTGGTTTGACAAAACTCAAAAGAACTTGGATTTAGAAGTTGGACTTTAGGACTGCGCTTGATGAGAAACACAAAGATGTGACCCGCTGAATAGTtgttcattttctatacttggtttaaagacaaaaaaactaaCAATTACTCGGCTGTATTAACATGTTGGCACGGGAATTCGTATCAGAGGATTAGCCTGGCAATCAGTCTAACAGTCTCTCGTATTAGATGGTATTGTCATGTCTGGCTGCCAAGATTTTGTAACTTTGGCTATAAAACTACTAGTGTGACgtaaaatgatcaaatggaaaatacaaaatttgtttttttaaagaagacGTTTTGCCCAACTACAGTAATACTCCGCTTTAGTGGGGTGTAAGGGACCAAGCCCTGAGTAGGGGAAAAACATATGTATAATATAGGTGAATTAACACATAACCACGCAAAGAAGAGCATACACATCAGCTGTGATTATGGGATTTGTGTGCAGGTGTTGCCTCTCCACATCAAGACAGCGTCAGTTTTCTATGGTCGTATAATCCAGAGGGAGAAAGAAGTCTTTGACAGAATGGTGGCTGGCATGACGTCTTACTATGCCGACAGCAAGCCGTGTCCTGAGGAGGTGTTGGAAGGAGGCTTGTATGCTGTACAGGACGACCACCATTTCCACAGGTAGTCCTCGCTGCACACTACAGCAAAGCCCCATTCATCAAGAGCAATGACATTTTAGACACAACAGTGATATGTGATAAATCACAGTATTGCCACAAACCCTTGTTTGTGATATATGTACACTCATTATGTGCATTGTCTGTGTAATGCTAAGCATAGTTCCACTTGTTTCTGCAGGGTGAAGGTCCTGACTGTCGCAGACAACAAAGGCCGCCTTTTTTTCAGTGTCCTCGCTCGTTTTATTGACATCGGAAAAGAGGCAGAAGTCAAATCCCACCAGATCCTGCGGCTGCCGGAAGAGTTCCACTCTTTGCCTGGCCAAGCAGTGGAAATGATTGTGTGCCAGGTGAAGCCTTGTGACGCAGAGGCTAACTGGCATCCCAAGGTAGCCTATGGCATCCTCATTTTGCTGCCAACACTACATCCAAGCTCCTCCAAAGGGAATCCATACACGCATACTTTCTCAACAGAACTGAAAACTGGAAATGAATTAATATCCATTATGGCTGAGCTTGCTCTCGATTGAGGAATACATTAATTCTAGATTAAATATAGAATGATGTACTTTACACTGGAAAATTCATTTGACCCAAAacagaaaagtgaaaatgtctttGAACACCTTCAGGTGACCAGAACCATAAGCCAGAAGATACAAGGTGTTCAGCACCGAGCCAGAGCCGTCCTCAGTCTTGGAAACACAGTCTTTCTGGATCTTATGGTATGTTTGACTATCTAGATGGAACTTTGACTCAATGAAAACTATCTTCAATCTTTGTGCTTTTGGAAGGTTCTGGAGAGCAGAGTGGCTGGTATGAAGACTGTGATCAGTGAGTACAACGTTCCTAGCCTCATTTTGAACACCGGCATGGCAGAACGAAACCCAGATCATGTGAACCTTCTGAAGCTACTCAGCGGGACAAGTGCAACCAATCATGCTTGTGGGTAAGGAAGCTTGTTAGTATCTTCAGGATCCAGCATTTCCCCAACAACTAGTTGCTACTCAATTTTTGTCCACAGCAGGAATCAAACAAGTGAGCCTCCGGTAAAGTCCTTGGATATGAGCAACAACAAAGATGGTAAAAAGCAAGCTAACCTAACGCGTACTGTCTTGCTCAAGTAGTTTGTTTGATGTTCGCTTGTGATGTGTTCAGGCGTCTTTGCTGGTgacaaccaaaaaaacaatcagctgAGCCATGGAGAGGCTCACATGACCAAGAGGTATGCAAGTACAAATGCGGTTttactgtttctttttttttatatatattgaagagggagcaacagcaatgtgtaAATACTCTTAATTAATACAAACAGTTGCTCcatcagagcacagacacggcacacaCAGCTTGGTAACTTTTCCATTACACTTAAGGACAGCTCATTAACATCATGACATagatacaaaacattcaggTGATAACGGAACAAATGTCTGCCTTATAAGgatatgtttttccttcttttccactcccttttcttctcttccgTATTCCTGCTTGCAgacagtataaaaccttctgatTTGGAGTCTGACGTTTCATCTTACTGACTGCTgtaaaacaacccaagatcttgcaaataaagaactattactccacatcttttttttttccttgctcaaCGACGGGCATCCtgaacaaaacgcaacaatatatacgtatatactatTAAAAAGAgacataccgttttttcccatgtataatgcgcaaaatttaactaatttattgtccttctttacaacgtctctcttttcattttaacctaactgatcgcggtggtgcctttctgggcagtcggagaaatcaacgccaacaaaagaaatacatccagcctagttaagaaatcaccagaaagatcaccatgacaattgtgaataataaataaataattatatatattatatatattattattattataataaataattgtggcaaataactggaacatcactcaaatattggtgatcccgttgagtctcacatatttcttcgctatagagtttgctactgcatgcgcagtgatactgaccggcagaataacatccggttgttcccaaagatgatcttttttctgaaataattttatgtttacggacttaagtaacccggccgggtcataccaaagactataaaaatgggacccattgcctccctgcttggcactcagcattaagggttggaattggggggttagatcaccaaatgattcccgagcgcggcgccgctgctgctctctgctcccctctcccccaggggatggatcaaaatcacacggggatgggtcaaatgcagaggacaaatttcaccacacccagacgcgtgtgtgacgatcattgggactttaaaaaaaaaaaaaaaaaaaagtctaaatttggttgcgtattatacatgggtacaggcttttttccagcatcgacatgccatttttagggtgcgcattatacatggaaaaaaacggtaattaacATTGAGATTTGTGTCTGGGAATTTGTCATACGACCTAAGTGAGTTAAAAGCTTGTATGGGGCGGGGGCAGACTactttgagaaccactgcgcCAGTATCTACATAGACATGTCTCGCTGAAACTTAATGTGTGCCATTTTGGCGTGGCCGTTTGTCAGTTTGCACCCACAGGTCCGCTGGTATCAGACGTCCACGGAACTGAGCGTCACTCTGAAGCTAAGGGAC is part of the Syngnathus acus chromosome 6, fSynAcu1.2, whole genome shotgun sequence genome and encodes:
- the tdrd12 gene encoding putative ATP-dependent RNA helicase TDRD12, which produces MTLLLYFFSSFLTKRASARPKTMSKLLNLKLVHPSCIWAQLDSHVGIDAVGKHQYDKLFASMNLFYGDYTSDQCTVTPSSLEKGQVCVVYWSQNKMWCRARLENIISESQPCLACCQLLDHGESLIVLLSRVRHVEQDFLQLPFWMRRFHLARVMPLTLQVSFCQEAKLVPSSRWDCSATSYMCDLLETSSQTEAVLLKEESNSTAIELYVSINGVKICVNDELVLKRFAIHSQDCSNSSKLEQINALLLEGLNPQPLKFPSDDEDEPVILDAPKTGGVLVHSAVPIEPCSSLADAPITESLCRILQRKQVCLSSTDLLSWPSVGRGNNTIVISHSADQPQGYLAPLLSNILLCTIFTISSSTAGPVAVVLCPGWEKVQLICDLLEECKLTQRLNATSVLLGGGKDEPKAFKMPKDCLLLVTTPFSLVRLLSCHCFLFLRLSHLVLDEADQLFTLASVQMEKILQHFKKISSRQEMSSCPQQLIAVAKRWTSHMEALIAEHMPFASVLIAAPEEAALYGNVQQRVLMTLERSKISTLLSALDFSPDVGQKTLIVCDSTEEVENVYKAVSSKSAFSLKIHEDLMHTLNCVLQQWGKEICPGAQVILVTAGECLKCLGLTDATCVVHFGFPSSPKIFGSRLSCMSHNFRNLTNLVRPGGSSGVSLLLVSEKNAQHVGGLVRYLKRSHALLPAELLSFAEAADVAREEQKTERPLCHHLKSFGMCRFGAVCPDRHRLIPQLDQSELPASGLIEVLPLHIKTASVFYGRIIQREKEVFDRMVAGMTSYYADSKPCPEEVLEGGLYAVQDDHHFHRVKVLTVADNKGRLFFSVLARFIDIGKEAEVKSHQILRLPEEFHSLPGQAVEMIVCQVKPCDAEANWHPKVTRTISQKIQGVQHRARAVLSLGNTVFLDLMVLESRVAGMKTVISEYNVPSLILNTGMAERNPDHVNLLKLLSGTSATNHACGNQTSEPPVKSLDMSNNKDGVFAGDNQKNNQLSHGEAHMTKSVSLHPQVRWYQTSTELSVTLKLRDPQSQRCEFHTDRVVYSCIVNGRRYGVDFELHSAVSAERCHRKLNCNEPVLTLVKQEPGYWPTLLRSKNIFVSYDMEHLEQEDIVSRQSHVFESDTGEEHRFVNRHSSSDSDSC